CAAACGCCAAGTCAAGAGCATCCCTGTGTTCTTTAACATCATGTACTCTAAAAACAATAGCACCATTCATCAATGATACTACATTTGATGAGATAGTTCCATACAATCTCTGATCAGCATCTTTATTTAAAACACTTCCAATAAAACTTTTTCTAGATGTACCGATTAAAACGTTAAATCTCTCTGAAAATAATCCAAGATTATTTAAAATTTTTAGATTATCTTCCACAGATTTTCCAAAACCAATTCCAGGGTCAAGGAGTAGAGATTCAGTTTTAACTCCTTTTGAGATTGCGTAGTCTGCTTTATTGATTAAAAAATCATTTATTTCTGTAAGAATATCTGAATATAATGTATCTTTTTGCATGATCTCAGGATTTCCCCTCATATGCATTAAGCACAGTCCTGCATTATATTTTG
This genomic interval from Candidatus Delongbacteria bacterium contains the following:
- the folP gene encoding dihydropteroate synthase — translated: MGILNITPDSFSDGNRFISYDNALKHCEVMLREGADIIDIGGESSRPGALPVSEQEELDRILHISEAIYKNFQCCISVDTYKSRVSDECLKVGASMINDIYGLTKEPQIAETVAKYNAGLCLMHMRGNPEIMQKDTLYSDILTEINDFLINKADYAISKGVKTESLLLDPGIGFGKSVEDNLKILNNLGLFSERFNVLIGTSRKSFIGSVLNKDADQRLYGTISSNVVSLMNGAIVFRVHDVKEHRDALDLAFEILKAGK